The genomic stretch GTGGAGAGTCTCTGCTTTGGAAAGTAAAATCCAGCTCCTGACCAGATGGGCCGCTGCACAAGACGAGGGGAAGAATGTTCTCAGGAGGAATAACGTGACCTACAATTACAACACAATCATTAGTTCAATATAATCTACAAACATGAtcaaaaaaaaatgccattttcaATTAGTCGTCATCATTAAGAGTTTGTATAGAGTGAAAGGATTACTTCATGCTTTACTTCTGGTTTGTTTGGATCATTTTTATCATCTCTTCCTGGTCAGTTCTGCCCTAATAACACAATCTGTCACCTTCATTACTTGAACCAGAGTCAGAACTAGTCAATCTGAGTGCCGAAGATTTGCGCtcatacaaaaaaacaagttattATTCGAGCCTCTGTCAAGCATTATATTATACATCAAAAATTCCCACAGACGGAAATATTGATAAACACGTCGCTGAGAGAGAGTGCAttataaaaaacagaaaagagaagctCAACAAAGTACTGCGGTGTCATAAAATGGGTCACTCACCACAGGAAAACTCTGTGATGCGCTCCTCCGCCACTCcggcagaaaacagcagctcttgTTTGAAGTCTGAAACCTACATAGAACATCTTTTAGAATTGGAAAACGTACAACAGCAAAGGTTTATTTTCCAGTGGATTTAAAGTGACTCACAGGCTGCATGGTTCCTCCTGCGATGatcactgctctgctctccttcagcACCTGGGCAAAGTGGACCGCTGGGTTCAACAGCAGGAACTTGACGCTGCTCTCTGACAGAGTACCTGGACACAAGACAGACGGCGTGCTTTGAAATACTTTGATTTCCTCACGGCCCTTTATGTGACGTTGGGCTTTTAAAAATGCTACCTTGTCTGTGCGCCACCACTCTGCCGTCGGTGTTGCTGTTGGTGAGGGCCATGAAGAAACCCTCCACCTGCATCATGGGGGACGCAGACAgcactttctctgcctctgcagacCCCTGCTGGTCTGCTGAGGAAACTGCACACGAGAGAGCAGATAACAGATGAATCATCGGCAAGAACCGGAGGAAACGACATTGTTCAGTGTCTGATGGTTGCTGAATAATGGATGTGAGATGGCTGGATGTGAGGGGCATGGGTATATTGTGGAAAGAACAATAATATCTGCATGTGCAACTTAGGTCTCACTGCAGCTTGACATGCACTGGATCCTGTCACATTGTAAATTTCATTGTATATGTTGTTTATTGCCTTGTTGTTTACTTAATATTAACTTAacttttattttatcttgtctttttgtcctGATTGAGCTGTATGTCTTTTTTCCTGTGCATATACATTGAGAGCAATGTTTAAACCGGAGTCAAATCccttgcatgtgtgcacataaagctgattctgattctgtttccTACGTCTTGTTTTtagcaacatgctaacagtTTGATGCATATGATATTTATTCTCTTGCCTGTGCAACTGTAATACAGTTGTGGACACTGTTTACGAAAGTGTACAGTCGGTGTTGAAAAATGTCTATTcccaagtgtttttttttctgatatcaAGTATCTTTAAGCTTTTCTCATTGCTGAATAGAATCCAGTTTCTCTCAGTAAATGATGCCACACGTCAGCAGTGTGGATGTCCATCTGTGGGCGACTTCAACCCTCTGACCTGGCGCAGCGCTCTGGTTGCTCTGTAGTGTTTGAAGGAAGCGGTTCAAGCCCTCGGTGCGTCGGTTCTCCTTGTTGGAGCTGCTCTGAGTGTGCAGACTCACACCTGTTCCTGCGTACTTCTCCACAAAGCCACccagctgcagggagagagtgtgtggtgTTCATTCGCTTTTGCATTTGATCGCTCTCTGACCTCAACAGTATTTATATGAGGCATTAATCAATACATATCAAACACTCACTTTTCTGCTGATCATGCTCTTCTCAAAGTATCTCTGTAACTAAAGTGAGAATGAAAGAATCAGAGTTTGCAGGCTGGATACGGTGTTCTGAAGCCATGGTTGTGATTTTCACCTACCTTAAACAAGTTGATATTGTCGATCTGAGCCTTGAAGAGGAAGTTATTGATACTAAGCATTTCAGTTcctaaaagacaaaagagacatGACTAGTTAGCAATGTCTGCTTCggtgtgtatgagtgtgcgTTCATGTGTGTAATCATTTACTGACCTGCTTGAGTCGTCTGGCTCTGTGGATTCTGCCCCACCTTCCCTGCAAAGACAACGTAATGCCACATGTGCCCAATCCAGCAATTTCCCCTCCTGCCCATGTTGCAGACTggcaataatcaataatcagaaCTAATTTTAGCCCAAACAAAACTCACCTCCCAGCACCCGGACGAGCCCCTCAATGACAAACAGAATCTGTTTGATGTACATCAGGTTCTTTGCCTTCAGTCTGCTCCTGATGTTGTTGAAAGATAaacatcagaagaagaagataataCAATATTTCATTTATGAACGAGTGCTGCGTGcatgcgtacgtgtgtgtgcgtgtgtgtgtgtatactcaCTTATAGCGGTCAGCATACTGGGCGAGCTGAGAGTGGGCACGGCAAAGCTGCAGAGGATTCACATTTTAGCCTATTACAGGGAACAGGCCTCATTTAAACATgatgtgcatgaatgtgtttaccTGTGCTCCCGTCAGCTCCGCGCTGTGTATACAGGAGAGAGTGTCACTAAGATTGTGAGCCTCATCGATGATCAccacctgaagaagaagaagaaatatctGGTCAGTCATGTGCCAAATCAGTTCCACTTCAAATACGTGAaactacggtggccctgagagaCAAAGGTACTGCAacttatgaaaacacacaaataaaaattaaaaaagccGACCTCAATAACTTCATGAGTCACAAACATGGCAACAACAAGCGTGTCCCGACTGTGTTAATCACTTTCagtgtcccctggaaacagTTTCTGCTGTCGTCTGTGCTGCTCGCAGCTTTTCTGGATTTACTcgtcttttctgtgtttggttcTCTTCACTGTTCTTAGGGCACATTtctggatctgtgtgtgtctcctcactctgcgtgttgtttttttaatttgactgtgttttgtcttgtgCCATGTGTTTTCTTAAGCTGCAGCGGGCcgagctctcagggccaccgtatACCACCAATGACAGAATTATCAGGTACCCAGACAGACTAAAACACCCCATAATTACACTGCTTACTGTGCTTATACAAGAACtgcttataaaaaaaaatagtgtcTTTGATGTTACTGGGGGAATTTTGAACACAAAAAAAGTTGTCGTTTTTTTAATGACAATTGCTGAGTCGAAATAAAATCTATGATAGAATCAGAAATGCTCAAACATAACCTAGTCTTACCTGCCCCTTCAGCTGGAcccctgctgctcttcttgtACCTTCATGAAGCAACATCTGATAGGGCAACACCACCAACTGTGCGCACATACAACCAACATGGAGCACACGGATCAACACTACAACACTAAAATactttcagctgtttgactgtTGCTCCTCATTGCTCCTCCTGATGTTGGCAGCAAAGCAAAAAAGCAAACGAGAAGCAGGAAGTACAAAGATGACAGTGTTACCTGTGCAGGGGGGATAGCGAGGCGTGTGGAGTAGTagggacatgaatgtgtgtctctgcccagcttcagcagctgctcGATATCGTGCACTGTCCCCAGAATGTCATCCCTCATCTGCTGCATTGCTGGAGCTTTGTAAAATGGACACACACTCTTTGCTGGGCCACGTTTACGTTTTACACCCTCTTCATGATGCTGCTTCTCTGCAAAATGCAAGAACAGGCAGCGTTGCAAGGATAAACTGGTCTGATTcgtttttgtgttttaagacAGCTCTTGGGTCAAAATCTTATTTCAAGTTTTAGACTGACATTCTGATTTGTTCCTTGTTTTGTGTTATCCGTCTGACGTTGTGTGTCTGTAACTCGCTGTTATTGCTTCTCATCTTCAGGCAAAGGTTcaataaaatgttaaacatgACAAATCTCTGACAAGCTTGACGTTGGATTGAAATGTGTAAGATCAGTTGTTCTGGAGCTGGTGTGTGAGGGGCTCTCAccgtgtttgtttttctgcatctccATGCAGCGGTCGTTAATGCGCTGGATGCTGCCCAGGCGACGCACCTCCTCGTTGATGCACAGATTCTGGAAAGTACACACTTTCGTGTTTACCgggcaaaaactgaacaaatacATGTAATAGTTCCTGTTTAATACCAAGCACATAGATATGGTACACTGTTTTGTATACTGTTGCAATTATCCTAAAATCAGGAAATACTAGTAAGAAAGTTATAAATAAGAAATTTGGGAATTTTGGAAAGTTAGTGTCACTGGAAACAGCCTACTTCTACGTGGAAACAGAATTGACAGTTCTAGGTCATCCAGGAGCCTGTGGCAGACAACATACCGCTAGTGTTACAGCTGCTAACCATtgtacacacattttaatttctcGAAACTTTCAGTACACCAGCCTTCAGTTGAGCGCTACCTGTGATTCCTAGTAGAATCGAACATGTCATTCAAGTCAGGCCACTTGTTTTGTCCGTCAAACAGTTCGAAAGGTCACAGAGGACTCAGAGAACAAGTGAATATTCTCATTTGAGAAGTTTGGACCAGCTTTTTTTGGGAGACCTTTGCTTAAATTCATTAGATAAAAACTCATACCATAAATCTTTTACTGGTAGTCTtattgtgtacgtgtgtgtgtgtgtgtgtgtgtgtgtgtgtgcgcgcacatacCTGCCGTGAGCCCAGTGTGACCAGACTGATGTCCTTGCTGAAGGGACTCTTTTGAACCTCATGGACAAACTGGGCCAGCTGGGAGTGAGTGCGACTGCAGTAGTAAATCTGAGAACATGCACATGTGCGTCGTCTCAGTTCAGGGTAATGTCTGACACTCGTTActatgtcaaaatgtgaaatgcGTCTCTCACGCACCTTAGTAACATGTTCTTCAACCAGGTCATCATCGGCGTCATCCTCAGCAGCACAAAATCTGAGCATGAGAGCAAACACACCGCGCTGTCACAGTCCATTCATTTCAACTCCTCGCTGTGATGCAACATTGGATATGATGCTAAAGGCTGCACTCACCTGCTCCTGGTCTTTGACTCGTCATCGCTCTCATATTCTGCGACAATAAGCTCCTCGTCCTCTTGATCTCCTTGCGTCTCTGTTTGTTCCTCTTTACTGAGCTGGAGCAACTTGAATGCCTCATCATCTTCATGGctctacagacacacacacaca from Chaetodon auriga isolate fChaAug3 chromosome 6, fChaAug3.hap1, whole genome shotgun sequence encodes the following:
- the ddx11 gene encoding ATP-dependent DNA helicase DDX11 → MQALYGALDQGKVGIFESPTGTGKSLSLICGALSWLTDYEEKRRQEAAALLQEGETALSTSSTAQSSTSSSSAEPDWITDFVQKKAERDLVSRLKEEEMKRKKREERLEMIRNNVQLKYAMKRKSHEDDEAFKLLQLSKEEQTETQGDQEDEELIVAEYESDDESKTRSRFCAAEDDADDDLVEEHVTKIYYCSRTHSQLAQFVHEVQKSPFSKDISLVTLGSRQNLCINEEVRRLGSIQRINDRCMEMQKNKHEKQHHEEGVKRKRGPAKSVCPFYKAPAMQQMRDDILGTVHDIEQLLKLGRDTHSCPYYSTRLAIPPAQLVVLPYQMLLHEGTRRAAGVQLKGQVVIIDEAHNLSDTLSCIHSAELTGAQLCRAHSQLAQYADRYKSRLKAKNLMYIKQILFVIEGLVRVLGGKVGQNPQSQTTQAGTEMLSINNFLFKAQIDNINLFKLQRYFEKSMISRKLGGFVEKYAGTGVSLHTQSSSNKENRRTEGLNRFLQTLQSNQSAAPVSSADQQGSAEAEKVLSASPMMQVEGFFMALTNSNTDGRVVAHRQGTLSESSVKFLLLNPAVHFAQVLKESRAVIIAGGTMQPVSDFKQELLFSAGVAEERITEFSCGHVIPPENILPLVLCSGPSGQELDFTFQSRDSPRMMDETGRILSNICNVVPGGVVCFFPSYEYSRRIVSHWEASGALSRLANKKKIFQEPKKANQVEQVLGEYSRCIQRCAVDSGGGLTGALLFSVVGGKMSEGINFSDELGRCVVMVGMPYPNIKSPELQEKMSYLDKHLPHSGGRSPGQALIENLCMKAVNQSIGRAIRHRGDYSSMVLCDRRYSRPATLSKLPTWIRDRTSTHTSFGPAFAALRKFFQEKKRSSFN